A section of the Oncorhynchus tshawytscha isolate Ot180627B linkage group LG09, Otsh_v2.0, whole genome shotgun sequence genome encodes:
- the LOC112258093 gene encoding S-phase kinase-associated protein 1, with translation MPTIKLQSSDGEIFEVDVEIAKQSVTIKTMLEDLGMDDEGDDDPVPLPNVNAAILKKVIQWCTHHKDDPPPPEDDENKEKRTDDIPVWDQEFLKVDQGTLFELILAANYLDIKGLLDVTCKTVANMIKGKTPEEIRKTFNIKNDFTEEEEAQVRKENQWCEEK, from the exons ATGCCCACAATTAAATTGCAAAGCTCAGATGGAGAGATCTTTGAGGTGGATGTGGAAATAGCAAAGCAGTCTGTTACAATAAAGACAATGCTGGAAG ATTTGGGTATGGATGATGAAGGAGATGATGATCCAGTCCCCCTCCCGAATGTGAATGCAGCCATCCTCAAGAAG GTGATCCAGTGGTGCACCCACCATAAAGACGACCCCCCTCCCCCCGAGGATGACGAGAACAAGGAGAAGAGGACGGATGACATTCCCGTCTGGGATCAGGAATTCCTCAAAGTGGACCAAGGGACCCTCTTCGAACTCATTCTG GCCGCAAACTATTTGGACATCAAAGGACTGCTAGATGTTACCTGCAAGACGGTGGCCAACATGATAAAAGGCAAGACCCCAGAGGAGATCAGGAAGACGTTCAATATCAAAAATGACttcacagaggaggaggaagccCAG GTACGCAAGGAGAACCAGTGGTGTGAAGAGAAATAA